One Glutamicibacter halophytocola DNA segment encodes these proteins:
- a CDS encoding MarR family winged helix-turn-helix transcriptional regulator translates to MASAPPFRSSDLFRALLRLQRAHALYEVRWRARLNLNDTDLRTLNLIRCLSAPSPGELAKELGVSSAGITAVLDRLEARHVIQRQQHATDRRRTVVHPGSGFPETTGEGIAVLRSLHRFCDQLDEPSRLALRALLGEILLTLQAAGTGPADHSTPPDSRSSEQ, encoded by the coding sequence ATGGCAAGTGCACCTCCCTTCCGGAGCTCGGATCTTTTCCGCGCTCTCCTGCGGCTTCAGCGGGCCCATGCGCTCTATGAAGTCCGATGGCGCGCCCGCCTCAATCTGAACGACACGGATCTGAGGACCCTGAACCTCATCCGGTGCTTGAGCGCACCCAGCCCTGGCGAGCTGGCCAAGGAGCTGGGCGTTTCCTCGGCCGGCATCACCGCGGTGCTGGATCGGCTCGAAGCGCGCCACGTGATCCAGCGCCAGCAGCATGCGACGGATCGGCGGCGCACCGTGGTCCATCCCGGCAGCGGCTTCCCCGAGACCACCGGCGAGGGGATCGCGGTGCTGCGCAGCCTGCACAGGTTCTGCGACCAGCTCGATGAACCCTCCCGCCTTGCGCTGCGCGCACTGCTGGGGGAAATCCTGCTCACGCTGCAGGCCGCCGGCACTGGGCCAGCCGATCATTCCACCCCACCAGATTCCCGGAGCAGTGAACAATGA
- a CDS encoding MarR family winged helix-turn-helix transcriptional regulator, whose protein sequence is MAVERLPTTYGLAESDPEQVLIDRRGVAPEDLAQIERIMAEMGRMRQVERKIMRSSQRYMQLNETDMRALRQLIAAKNAGRVTTPSDLRAYLGISSASVTKMIDRLEANGHVRRSQHPTDRRSQCIEVTEQTHLAAREQMGRHHAKRFDVANSLTPEEREVVIRFLAQTTDALEWSLEKSSPQES, encoded by the coding sequence ATGGCAGTAGAGCGGTTGCCTACAACCTACGGGCTTGCTGAATCGGATCCAGAACAGGTACTGATTGACCGGCGGGGCGTTGCCCCTGAGGATCTGGCCCAGATCGAGCGGATCATGGCCGAGATGGGCCGCATGCGGCAGGTTGAGCGCAAGATCATGCGCAGCTCGCAGCGCTACATGCAGTTGAACGAGACCGACATGCGCGCGCTTCGCCAATTGATTGCCGCAAAGAATGCCGGCAGGGTGACCACCCCCAGCGATTTGCGCGCTTATCTCGGGATCTCCAGCGCCTCCGTGACAAAAATGATCGACCGGCTTGAAGCCAATGGGCACGTTCGGCGCAGCCAGCATCCGACGGACCGGCGTTCCCAGTGCATCGAGGTCACCGAGCAGACGCATCTGGCCGCGCGCGAGCAAATGGGGCGGCACCATGCCAAGCGCTTCGATGTGGCCAATTCCCTGACCCCCGAAGAGCGCGAGGTAGTGATCCGCTTCCTGGCGCAGACTACTGATGCCCTGGAGTGGAGCCTGGAGAAGTCAAGCCCCCAGGAGTCCTAG
- a CDS encoding tryptophan-rich sensory protein translates to MSRSHEPALRQGAGPAANPSWTWPVITAISLITAIAVSFIGSGALGGTPVQEVAGGYLSADATLLAPAGPAFSIWSVIYAGLAVYGIFQLTPSGRRSAWAASLRGPAMLSALLNAAWISVVQLGWLGFSVAIIFTLVAVLAWMMAIMLAGTPSSRLEYWIMWLTFGLYLGWVVVASIANTAAWLLSLGFGSDAAWAPGLAVALLVVAVLIALAISFYARNLFAPVAICWGLAWIGVGRLSGANDSALVGFAALGCAAAVLAGAGAIAWHGKSGGNGGTR, encoded by the coding sequence ATGAGCCGATCACATGAACCCGCACTGCGGCAGGGCGCAGGCCCTGCTGCCAATCCGAGCTGGACCTGGCCGGTGATCACGGCCATCTCGCTGATCACGGCCATCGCCGTATCCTTTATCGGCAGCGGCGCGCTGGGCGGCACCCCGGTGCAGGAGGTGGCCGGGGGCTATCTCAGCGCTGACGCGACATTGCTCGCGCCGGCAGGGCCCGCCTTTTCGATTTGGAGCGTGATCTACGCCGGCCTGGCGGTCTACGGCATTTTCCAGCTCACGCCCTCGGGCCGGCGCTCGGCCTGGGCAGCGTCCCTGCGCGGGCCGGCGATGCTCTCGGCATTGCTCAATGCGGCCTGGATCAGCGTGGTGCAGCTTGGCTGGCTGGGATTCAGCGTTGCCATTATTTTCACCCTCGTCGCCGTGCTGGCGTGGATGATGGCAATCATGCTTGCCGGAACGCCGTCCTCGCGTCTTGAGTACTGGATCATGTGGCTGACCTTCGGCCTCTATCTGGGATGGGTGGTCGTGGCCAGCATCGCCAATACCGCGGCGTGGCTCTTGTCGCTGGGCTTCGGCAGCGATGCCGCATGGGCCCCCGGGCTGGCCGTCGCGCTCCTGGTTGTTGCCGTCCTCATCGCCCTGGCCATCAGCTTCTACGCACGCAATCTCTTTGCCCCTGTGGCCATCTGCTGGGGCCTGGCGTGGATCGGGGTTGGCCGCCTGAGCGGCGCCAACGACTCGGCCTTGGTTGGCTTCGCGGCGCTTGGCTGCGCGGCAGCCGTTTTGGCGGGAGCCGGCGCGATCGCCTGGCACGGCAAATCGGGTGGCAATGGGGGCACGCGATGA
- a CDS encoding SDR family oxidoreductase: protein MSRIAVTGATGYIGGRLVPRLLSQGHQVKVFTRDAQRLRDVPWHAEVEIIEGDLADLEAVSRLCYGAEVVYYLVHSMSGSRNFAEQEKNCASVMARAALQQGVGQVVYLSGLHPSGKLSEHLESRVAVGEILSASVNTLVLQAGLVIGSGSASFEMVRHLSDVLPVMPAPRWVRNQVQPIAIRDALHYLVAAAQLQQPVHGAYDIGGPQAYSYAQLMQIYARVAGLREPAVWALPLLTPRLASHWVNLVTPLPRTLASALVASLQHDCVMQSRKIDDLIPPPEQGLCDYPRAVHLALEKINADAVETTWATAHPISAPAEPLPSDPQWAGRKSYTDTRRITTTATEQALFKVVQRLGGDSPYFAFPTLWRLRGLMDKLAGGVGSRRGRRSNSTLALGDVVDWWRVEALEKDRLLRLRAEMRVPGQAWLEYSIGRQANGKTELIQRAVFFPRGLWGRCYWWAVYPFHGVIFPATIANIAKDAEQARSDPRP, encoded by the coding sequence ATGAGCAGGATCGCCGTCACCGGTGCCACCGGCTACATCGGGGGCCGGCTGGTCCCGCGGCTGCTGAGCCAGGGGCACCAGGTCAAGGTCTTCACCCGCGATGCCCAGCGCTTGCGCGACGTTCCCTGGCATGCCGAAGTGGAAATCATCGAGGGAGACCTGGCGGACCTCGAGGCGGTGTCCCGGCTCTGCTACGGAGCCGAGGTCGTCTACTACCTGGTGCATTCCATGTCCGGAAGCCGCAATTTCGCCGAGCAGGAGAAGAACTGCGCCTCCGTCATGGCACGAGCCGCACTGCAGCAGGGTGTTGGCCAGGTGGTCTATCTCTCCGGACTGCACCCCTCGGGCAAGCTCAGCGAGCATCTGGAATCGCGCGTTGCGGTGGGAGAGATCCTGTCCGCTTCGGTGAACACGCTGGTCCTGCAGGCGGGACTGGTGATCGGGTCGGGATCCGCCAGCTTCGAGATGGTCCGGCACCTGAGCGATGTGCTGCCAGTGATGCCGGCACCGCGCTGGGTGCGCAACCAGGTCCAGCCCATAGCCATTCGCGATGCCCTGCACTACCTGGTGGCCGCGGCGCAGCTTCAGCAGCCAGTCCATGGCGCCTATGACATCGGCGGCCCGCAAGCCTACAGCTATGCCCAGCTGATGCAGATCTATGCCCGCGTGGCAGGGCTGCGCGAACCTGCGGTCTGGGCGCTTCCGCTGCTGACCCCGCGGCTGGCCTCGCATTGGGTTAATCTGGTCACGCCGCTGCCCCGCACCCTGGCCTCGGCGCTGGTCGCGTCCTTGCAGCACGACTGCGTGATGCAATCGCGAAAAATTGATGATCTGATCCCGCCGCCTGAGCAAGGCCTCTGCGACTACCCCAGAGCGGTGCACTTGGCCCTGGAGAAGATCAATGCGGACGCGGTGGAAACCACCTGGGCAACAGCCCATCCGATCTCGGCCCCGGCCGAGCCCTTGCCTTCGGATCCGCAATGGGCCGGGCGCAAAAGCTACACCGATACGCGCAGGATCACCACCACGGCCACCGAGCAGGCGCTATTCAAGGTAGTGCAGCGGCTCGGCGGCGATTCGCCATACTTCGCCTTCCCGACGCTTTGGAGGCTGCGCGGACTGATGGACAAGCTGGCCGGCGGCGTGGGCTCGCGCCGCGGCCGCCGCTCGAACAGCACCCTGGCCCTGGGCGATGTGGTGGACTGGTGGCGCGTCGAGGCGCTGGAGAAGGACCGGTTGCTGCGCTTGCGGGCGGAAATGCGCGTGCCGGGGCAAGCTTGGCTTGAATACTCCATTGGCCGGCAAGCCAACGGGAAGACGGAGCTCATCCAGCGGGCGGTGTTCTTCCCGCGCGGCCTGTGGGGACGCTGCTACTGGTGGGCCGTCTACCCGTTCCACGGAGTCATCTTCCCGGCGACCATCGCCAACATCGCGAAGGACGCAGAACAAGCACGGAGCGATCCCCGGCCCTAG
- the bcp gene encoding thioredoxin-dependent thiol peroxidase encodes MSTSEATARLAVGDQAPDFTLSDAAGNAVALADYRGQKTIIYFYPAASTPGCTKQACDFRDSLESLKALGYQVLGISPDKVSKLEKFVAKEELNFPLLSDEDHAVAEAYGAWGEKKNYGRVYEGLIRSTIVLDEQGAVTLAQYNVRATGHVAKLRRDLGIDPK; translated from the coding sequence ATGAGTACTTCCGAAGCAACCGCACGCCTGGCTGTTGGCGACCAGGCTCCCGACTTCACCTTGAGTGATGCTGCCGGCAACGCGGTGGCACTGGCCGATTACCGCGGCCAGAAGACCATCATCTACTTCTACCCGGCCGCATCAACGCCTGGCTGCACCAAGCAGGCCTGCGATTTCCGCGATTCGCTGGAGTCGCTGAAGGCGTTGGGGTATCAAGTTCTGGGAATCTCGCCAGACAAGGTCTCCAAGCTCGAAAAGTTTGTCGCCAAGGAAGAGCTGAATTTCCCGCTGCTTTCCGACGAGGACCACGCAGTGGCTGAAGCCTATGGCGCTTGGGGTGAAAAGAAGAACTACGGCCGCGTTTACGAAGGGCTTATTCGTTCGACGATCGTCCTGGATGAACAGGGTGCGGTAACCCTGGCCCAGTACAACGTTCGTGCCACCGGACACGTTGCAAAGCTGCGCCGTGACTTGGGGATTGATCCAAAGTAG
- a CDS encoding polyprenyl synthetase family protein translates to MTTHASTDQSPPAGPRMMGGENGLIDEATQAAISQRLSQIGSQAQQRTAAYSSQGAVLWSQITGRLATGKLMRPALAMLGYRAFSGRNEPRAIDLACAFELLHSALLIHDDVVDKDFVRRGEATISALYRDQALAGGRSLPDAEHAGNSVGIIAGDLLISEAIKLAARAAAGTDSESVVEQAFFQAIEQAGAGELEDLLYSLGSAPATTSQVLRMEQLKTASYSFQLPLQAGALLAGASMGQAENIGTVGCQLGVAYQVIDDVLGTFGDPSRTGKSVESDLREFKSTILLALAAEQPEFAQMLKEFRSGKVPAGQIREELASQGTEQFARQLAEALCSRATGSAAFRDLPQGAQQLLRTCSHLILERSR, encoded by the coding sequence ATGACAACGCACGCCAGCACCGATCAATCCCCGCCGGCCGGCCCGCGCATGATGGGCGGCGAGAACGGACTCATCGACGAGGCCACCCAGGCCGCCATCAGCCAGCGGCTTTCGCAGATCGGCTCGCAAGCGCAGCAGCGCACTGCAGCCTATTCCAGCCAGGGCGCCGTGCTGTGGTCGCAGATCACCGGCCGCCTGGCTACCGGCAAGCTGATGCGCCCGGCCTTGGCCATGCTCGGCTACCGCGCCTTCTCGGGCCGCAATGAGCCCCGCGCCATCGACTTGGCCTGCGCCTTCGAGCTGCTGCACAGCGCGCTGCTGATCCACGATGACGTGGTGGACAAGGACTTCGTGCGCCGCGGAGAAGCCACCATCTCGGCGCTCTACCGCGATCAGGCCCTGGCCGGCGGGCGCAGCCTCCCCGATGCCGAGCATGCCGGGAATTCGGTGGGGATTATCGCCGGAGACCTGCTGATCAGCGAGGCGATCAAGCTCGCCGCCCGCGCCGCAGCCGGCACCGACAGCGAGTCCGTCGTGGAGCAGGCGTTCTTCCAGGCAATCGAGCAGGCCGGGGCAGGAGAACTGGAAGACCTGCTCTACTCCCTGGGCTCGGCGCCGGCGACCACCAGCCAGGTGCTGCGCATGGAGCAGCTGAAAACCGCCTCCTACTCCTTCCAGCTGCCGCTGCAAGCCGGGGCGCTGTTGGCAGGGGCTTCCATGGGCCAGGCCGAAAACATCGGCACCGTGGGCTGCCAGCTCGGGGTGGCGTACCAGGTCATCGACGATGTGCTCGGGACCTTCGGGGACCCGTCGCGCACCGGCAAATCCGTCGAGTCCGACCTGCGCGAATTCAAGAGCACAATCCTGCTGGCCCTGGCCGCTGAACAGCCCGAATTCGCCCAGATGCTCAAAGAATTCCGCTCCGGCAAGGTGCCAGCCGGACAAATCCGCGAGGAGCTGGCCAGCCAGGGCACGGAGCAATTCGCCCGGCAGCTGGCCGAAGCGCTGTGCAGCCGCGCCACCGGATCGGCGGCCTTCCGCGACTTGCCCCAGGGTGCCCAGCAGCTGCTGCGCACCTGCAGCCACCTCATCCTGGAGCGAAGCCGATGA